In Perognathus longimembris pacificus isolate PPM17 chromosome 3, ASM2315922v1, whole genome shotgun sequence, a single window of DNA contains:
- the LOC125347776 gene encoding LOW QUALITY PROTEIN: zinc finger protein 12-like (The sequence of the model RefSeq protein was modified relative to this genomic sequence to represent the inferred CDS: substituted 1 base at 1 genomic stop codon) — protein MIKSCEESPEEWPSEVAISKSNLVDERKPYKCNKCGKSFAMKSKLSLHEGTHTGEKPYKCNTCGKSFVCITHLSAHERTHTGEKPYRYNTCGKSFVRKTKFSVHERTHTGEKPYECNTCGKSFAWKSYLHFHERTHTEEKPYKCNTCGKSFTRKSYISVHXRTHTGEKPYKCNTCGKSFAKKTRLSLHERTHTGEKTYQCNICGRSFAHQSCVTVHERTHTGEKPHKCNTCGKAFAQKSYLSAHEGTHTGAKPQKCNKCGSTKHGIYILEKR, from the exons ATGATTAAGAGTTGcgaggaaagtccagaagaatgGCCAAGTGAAGTAGCAATCAGCAAAAGCAATCTTGTGGATGAAAGA aaaccttataaatgtaacaaatgtggaaagtcttttgccatgAAATCAAAGCTTAGTCTTCATGAgggaacacatacaggagagaaaccttataaatgtaacacatgtggaaagtcttttgtctGCATAACACACcttagtgctcatgagagaacacatacaggagagaaaccttatcgATATaatacatgtggaaagtcttttgtcaGGAAAACAAAgtttagtgttcatgagagaacacatacaggagagaaaccttatgaatgtaacacatgtggaaagtcttttgcctggAAATCATATCTTCattttcatgagagaacacatacagaagagaaaccttataaatgtaacacatgtggtaAGTCTTTTACCCGGAAATCATACATAAGTGTTCAttagagaacacatacaggagagaaaccctataaatgtaacacatgtggaaagtcttttgccaagAAAACAAGGCTTAGTCTTCACGAGaggacacatacaggagagaaaactTATCAGTGTAACATATGTGGAAGGTCTTTTGCCCATCAATCATGTGttactgttcatgagagaacacatacaggagagaaacctcataaatgtaacacatgtggaaaggcTTTTGCCCAGAAATCATACCTTAGTGCTCATGAGGGAACACATACAGGAGCAAAACCTcaaaaatgtaacaaatgtg